In the Mauremys mutica isolate MM-2020 ecotype Southern chromosome 13, ASM2049712v1, whole genome shotgun sequence genome, one interval contains:
- the LOC123348770 gene encoding olfactory receptor 13A1-like, which yields MEHSNHTRVTEFIMQGLFDHPHHQGLFFGLFLCLYTAVVMGNSLIIVAIVIHPPLHTPMYFFIANLALVDMLCTSSVVPKMLENLMQEKKTISFGGCITQLFVFTSSLSTELLLLTVMSYDRYVAICHPLHYVKLMSKEICIHLAVIVWAVCTITSFVNILLVLRLDFCGPNLIQHFFCEFPTILALSCSSTYVNEIMMFMADIFLAMGNFLLNTMSYSFIIIAILKIQSSKGKQRAFSTCSCHLLVVTLYYSTTIYTYIQPTSSNSQDNGKMVAIMYTLVTPTLNPVIYSLRNNEVKVAIRKILPFTTK from the coding sequence ATGGAACATAGTAACCACACCAGAGTGACCGAGTTCATCATGCAGGGGCTCTTTGACCATCCTCACCACCAGGGGCTGTTCTTTGGGCTATTCCTGTGCCTTTATACAGCTGTCGTCATGGGCAATTCCCTGATCATTGTGGCTATTGTCATCCACCCACCTCTCCACACTCCCATGTACTTCTTCATCGCCAATTTAGCCCTAGTTGACATGTTGTGCACTTCCTCGGTTGTACCTAAAATGCTGGAAAACCTGATGCAGGAGAAGAAAACCATCTCCTTTGGAGGCTGCATCACCCAGCTCTTTGTCTTTACATCGTCACTGTCGACGGAGCTTCTGCTGCTCACTGTCATGTCATATGACCGGTATGTAGCCATTTGCCACCCCTTGCATTATGTAAAACTCATGAGTAAGGAAATTTGTATCCATTTAGCAGTCATTGTCTGGGCTGTTTGTACCATCACTTCATTTGTCAATATACTGCTTGTGCTGCGCCTGGATTTTTGCGGCCCAAACCTCATCCAGCATTTCTTCTGTGAGTTCCCAACAATACTGGCGCTGTCCTGCAGCTCCACCTACGTCAACGAAATCATGATGTTCATGGCTGACATCTTCCTGGCCATGGGGAACTTTCTGCTGAATACCATGTCCTATAGCTTCATCATCATCGCCATCCTGAAAATCCAGAGCTCCAAAGGGAAGCAgagagccttctccacctgctcctgccACCTGCTTGTGGTCACCTTGTACTACTCCACCACCATCTACACATACATCCAGCCGACCTCCAGTAACTCGCAGGACAATGGCAAGATGGTGGCCATAATGTACACCCTAGTCACTCCCACTCTGAACCCTGTGATCTACAGTCTGCGCAATAATGAGGTCAAAGTGGCAATCAGGAAAATACTTCCATTCACCACAAAATAA
- the LOC123347384 gene encoding olfactory receptor 13G1-like produces MEHSNHTRVTEFIVQGLFDHPHHQGLFFGLFLCIYTAVLMGNSLIIVAIVIHPPLHTPMYFFITNLALVDILCTSTVVPKMLENLMQEKKTISFGGCITQIFVLTSSLGTELLLLTVMSYDRYVAICHPLHYVKLMNKEICIYLAAGVWAVGTINSLINALLLLRLDFCGSHLIQHFFCEIPTILALSCSSTYLNEIMIFMADIFLAMGNFLLTTVSYSFIIITILKIQSSKGKQRAFSTCSSHLVVVTLYYSTIIYTYIQPTSSNTLDKNKMVAIMYTLVTPTLNPVIYSLRNKEVKVAMKRILPFTTKS; encoded by the coding sequence ATGGAACATAGTAACCACACCAGAGTGACTGAGTTCATTGTGCAGGGGCTCTTTGACCATCCTCACCACCAGGGGCTGTTCTTTGGGCTATTCCTGTGCATTTATACAGCTGTCCTCATGGGCAATTCCCTCATCATTGTGGCTATTGTCATCCACCCACCTCTTCACACTCCCATGTACTTCTTCATCACCAATTTAGCCCTGGTTGATATTTTGTGCACTTCCACAGTTGTACCTAAAATGCTGGAAAACCTGATGCAGGAGAAGAAAACCATCTCCTTTGGAGGCTGCATCACCCAGATCTTTGTCTTAACATCATCACTGGGAACAGAGCTTCTGCTGCTCACTGTCATGTCATATGACCGATATGTAGCCATATGCCACCCTTTGCATTATGTAAAACTCATGAACAAGGAAATTTGTATCTATTTAGCAGCTGGTGTCTGGGCTGTCGGTACCATCAATTCACTTATCAACGCATTGCTTCTGCTGCGCCTGGATTTCTGTGGGTCCCACCTAATCCAGCATTTCTTCTGTGAGATCCCAACAATACTGGCACTGTCCTGCAGCTCCACCTACCTCAACGAAATCATGATATTCATGGCTGACATTTTCCTGGCCATGGGGAACTTCCTTCTGACTACTGTGTCCTATAGCTTCATTATCATCACCATCCTGAAAATCCAGAGCTCCAAAGGGAAACAGAgagccttttccacctgctcctcccatctGGTTGTGGTCACCTTGTACTACTCCACCATAATCTACACCTACATCCAGCCGACCTCCAGTAACACACTGGATAAAAACAAGATGGTGGCCATAATGTACACCCTAGTCACTCCCACCCTGAACCCAGTGATCTACAGTCTGCGCAATAAGGAGGTCAAAGTGGCCATGAAGAGAATCCTTCCATTCAccacaaaaagttaa
- the LOC123347385 gene encoding olfactory receptor 6F1-like, producing the protein MSKENHTRVKEFILLEFPGSRYLQLSLFVLFFFMYVLIITGNVAIIFLVRTQTCLQTPMYYFLCNFAFLEIWFTTACVPKTLANLVSQSKSISFTSCLLQMYFVFSFGCTEYFLLAVMAYDRYLAICYPLHYNTIMSSTLSVQLALSSWVGGFLVISVPAGLIARLSFCGPNVINHFFCDIAPWIILSCTDTYLVEMVCFIMFAIVILGSCVITLVSYIYIISTILKIPSSQGRQRAFSTCSSHLTVVIIWYGSTIFLHVKPSIETSLELTKIVTILNTIVTPFLNPFIYTLRNKEVREILKKVFSRGT; encoded by the coding sequence ATGAGCAAGGAAAATCACACCAGAGTGAAGGAATTCATCCTTCTGGAATTCCCTGGGTCTCGGTATTTGCAGCTGTCTCTCTTCGTACTCTTCTTCTTCATGTATGTCCTGATCATCACTGGTAATGTGGCCATCATCTTCCTAGTCAGGACCCAGACATGCCTTCAAACCCCCATGTACTACTTCCTCTGCAACTTTGCCTTCCTGGAGATCTGGTTCACCACAGCCTGTGTCCCTAAGACTCTAGCCAATCTTGTGTCCCAAAGCAAATCCATCTCCTTCACCAGCTGCCTTCTGCAGATGTATTTTGTCTTCTCCTTTGGCTGCACAGAATACTTCCTCTTGGCTGTCATGGCCTATGACCGCTATCTGGCCATTTGCTACCCATTGCATTATAACACTATTATGAGCAGCACTCTCTCTGTTCAGCTGGCCCTTAGCTCTTGGGTGGGTGGCTTCCTGGTTATTTCTGTACCAGCAGGTCTGATTGCCAGATTGTCCTTCTGCGGCCCAAACGTCATCAATCACTTCTTTTGTGACATAGCTCCCTGGATAATTCTCTCCTGCACTGACACCTACCTAGTTGAGATGGTCTGTTTCATCATGTTTGCCATCGTCATCCTAGGATCCTGTGTGATAACCCTGGTATCCTACATTTATATCATCTCCACCATCTTGAAAATCCCCTCATCACAAGGTCGGCAAAGGGCCTTTTCCACATGCTCTTCTCATCTCACAGTTGTGATTATATGGTACGGATCCACCATTTTTCTACATGTTAAACCATCCATAGAAACCTCTTTGGAACTGACCAAAATAGTCACCATCTTGAACACAATTGTGACTCCATTTCTAAATCCTTTCATCTATACATTGAGAAACAAAGAGGTCAGAGAGATCTTGAAAAAGGTATTCAGCAGGGGGACCTGA